The Sulfurihydrogenibium sp. YO3AOP1 genome has a window encoding:
- the trpS gene encoding tryptophan--tRNA ligase — translation MRIVSGMRPTGKLHLGHYFGVIKNWLKLQDSNECFFFVADWHALTNKYKETSDLKQNIYDLVIDWLSCGINPEKSTIFVQSGVKEHSELALLFGMITPKSWLELNPSYKDLKFNLIFQYIRDFLFGKNIKIDQDKLHEIVYKAFYHKKDIDYEGLTKDLTDLKIKQEIVNEIVHNIKEGDIGKDIDTFGFFGYPILMAADILIYNADAVPVGEDQLPHIEITREIARRFNNLYSPIFKEPQALLTESSKLLGTDGRKMSKSYNNTIVLSEPRETLEKKVLSMKTDPQRLKKTDPGRPEICNVFSYHKYFTDSEDVEKIQVKCKNAEIGCVECKRILFENIDKFLSPIREKRKEYEENIGYIEKIIITGTEKAKEVAIENMKNVRNTMGLINF, via the coding sequence ATGAGAATAGTTAGCGGTATGCGTCCTACAGGAAAGCTTCACTTAGGACATTACTTTGGCGTTATAAAAAACTGGCTAAAATTACAAGATAGCAATGAATGTTTTTTCTTCGTTGCAGATTGGCATGCATTAACAAATAAATACAAAGAAACATCCGATTTAAAACAAAATATTTACGACCTTGTAATAGATTGGCTTTCTTGCGGTATTAATCCAGAGAAGAGTACTATCTTTGTCCAATCAGGAGTTAAAGAACACAGCGAGCTTGCATTACTCTTTGGCATGATAACACCAAAAAGCTGGCTTGAACTAAATCCATCGTACAAAGATTTAAAATTTAATTTAATTTTCCAATATATAAGAGACTTTCTATTTGGAAAAAACATAAAAATAGACCAAGACAAATTACATGAGATTGTGTATAAAGCTTTTTACCACAAAAAAGATATAGATTACGAAGGATTAACGAAAGATTTAACAGATTTAAAAATCAAACAAGAGATAGTAAATGAAATAGTTCACAACATAAAAGAAGGAGATATTGGAAAAGATATAGACACATTCGGATTCTTTGGATATCCTATTTTAATGGCAGCCGACATCTTAATCTATAATGCAGATGCAGTTCCGGTAGGAGAAGACCAGCTACCACATATAGAGATAACAAGAGAAATAGCAAGAAGATTTAACAATCTTTACAGTCCTATATTTAAAGAACCGCAAGCTTTATTAACAGAATCATCAAAGCTTCTTGGAACAGATGGTAGAAAAATGTCTAAATCTTACAATAACACAATAGTATTAAGCGAGCCGAGAGAAACTCTTGAGAAAAAAGTATTATCTATGAAAACAGACCCGCAAAGACTTAAAAAAACTGACCCAGGAAGACCAGAAATCTGTAACGTATTTTCTTATCATAAATATTTTACAGATTCAGAAGATGTAGAAAAGATTCAAGTAAAGTGTAAAAATGCCGAAATAGGATGTGTAGAGTGCAAAAGAATTTTATTTGAGAATATAGATAAATTTTTATCTCCTATAAGAGAAAAAAGAAAAGAATATGAAGAAAATATTGGATATATTGAGAAGATAATTATAACTGGAACAGAAAAAGCTAAAGAAGTTGCAATAGAAAATATGAAAAATGTTAGAAATACAATGGGATTAATAAATTTTTGA